The following nucleotide sequence is from Arvicanthis niloticus isolate mArvNil1 chromosome 25, mArvNil1.pat.X, whole genome shotgun sequence.
AATATTAaggtttattttctattattgaaTAGTACTTCGGTATAGAGTGGACTGatttatttatactttgaaaGCAATCAATTTACTTTTCCTTTCCAAATAAACTTGAGAGAGAGATTTTAGAGTACCTTTCTAGAAGAACATGTTTCTAAGCATCAGAACTCATCAATACATGCCACCTGAGCTGGACGGGAGTCATAAAAAAGAAAGGCACTGAGAACACTGGATGCTTTGGGTTTCGTGTACCTCCTggtgcatgtttttttttttttttaaaattagctctCAACTTAATAATAACCaaacaatatattaaaatgtattgcaTCATGAGATCACTGTGCCATGGTGGGTCTGTGAATCTAGCCAGTCATTGAAAGTCTAGATTTTAATTCCCATATTTAAAGATGGGAGTTATACCAGGTAGTCTTCTGGCTCTCTGTGATTCATTGATTGATACAGGATGCTTTGTATATAAGAACCGTTCCCATGTGCAGATGTATGGATCACTCCAGTAACTCTTCCTGAAGCTGTATCAGTTGCGGTGTGTGTCCCAGTCATATCCCTTGAACCTTACTTCTCCAGTGGCTCCAGATGACTTCCAATATCTGCAGTCTTATTCTGTGCAGAGGACTCCTTCCAGAGACATGAAAGTACAAGAGAGAGAATTTACTGGTCTCTAGGAGTCTGTCCAAATGGTGAGTACTGGCACATCAGTACACACTCCATCACCTCTCAGAGGAAGGATTCCAAGAAATGTGCACATTACCAACAACCCCTTGGAATTAGGTTATGATTATGTGTCCCATGTTAGCTGCTTGAGTGATTTCTCTTATTGTCTGCTTCTTGTCTCTGTATTGCTTTTCTGAAGGTTCACATATGTCCACCAACTtggcctagagagatggttcagtggttaagaactatGCTCATTCCCAACACTCACCTGGTGTCTTATAATCACCAGTAATTCCAGTTCCTGGGAATCTGATGGTCTTTTCTGATCTCTGGGAACAATATTtgtgcacatggtgcatatacatacatgttggcaaagcactcacacacataaattaaaatatgtaaatctaaaaagcaaaacagactGCCTTTAAAAATCTCAAGCTTATAAAAAAGACACTGAAAATCCTAAATTTTCAGAGAGAACTATCTCAGGATGCTAGCTTGTAAGTTTTGTAGATGAAATACACTTATGAAATGCATACTTATAAAATACATACTTATATCACCATTTCTCTATGAATATATCATTAATAATAGGGTATGAACTTGTTGAATATGATAACTCTTTCTTCAAATAGTATATTTGTGCACACATGCTACACATAGAAGATCAAAGCAAGGtccttaaaattaatttctttctcccTCAAAAATACATGTAACTTCTACATATCCTCATGACATTTTTTCTGCATAGCTCTAAGTCATTCAAAAACATCATGAACCATTTCAACAAGATCATGTGTCTAACACAATgaataaagaataatgaaaaatagCTAATTTGAGCACCTGGAGGTCTAGTTGTTTGAATTCTTCCTGGCTTTTCTTGACTCTACAGCTTTTTGCATCCAAGCCTAAATTCTGAGAAAAAGAATAGCAAGAGTCTCTTCATTCCCAAGCTCTGGTTAATAAGTAATAGATAAAACCCCACAATCCATCACTCCAGTCTTCTGCCACTCTCATTTCTTCTCACCTCTAGGAAACTGAATTGACTACAGGGAGTCTTACACAATGTGTCCTTGGCAGACCCAAATCTGTAGCTACTTTTAGAGTGTCCATTGTTTTATTGGAAGTCAGAGTCAGCCCTTTCCTTTTAGGGCAAGTTGAATCGAAACTGGTTCTGGAAAGGTACAACAAATTTTTTTCAGGTTATATTATCTAATCCCAGTTCTATTCAGATTGAGATCAAAATAAGTTCTGAACTAGAaaattgtggggagccaacagaaggcagctatcatccttgcagtcatcttgagccatataccctgacaacagacttgattacgttagcctacaacagctgagcacactctgataacatcttgttttagatacccaggatcttcccttgggtatgggagacttaaagctgtgatttagagcccagACTTAAGgacgtgacttagagatcagatttagagacaaggcctaagggcatgacttaaaggtgtgacttagaggcgtggcttagaagtgagacatataaaaggcgagaggcagactgaagagttcagtacaacttggaactaggaattaggttagagagtaaaACTTGGAgtgcaacttggagtaggaattaggcattgaggaagaagacacttggactagagaactcggaagaagaattattagacattaggcatttagcacttggagaaagaacttggaacttggaggcactaaggactaggaactcaagactagggacttggagagaggaagagagactgaagaataaatgggactgaatcacacgctgtctggtctccatcctcactctctctcttgctgaaccccaacccgcagactggagcagcttggggcagtacggcTCTAAcgatttagcccccaaggttttcgCAGtacgggttcaaacattgacagagctgACCGggaacattttggcccccaaacataaggtagagcggctctcaacatttttgacacccaagGTGGGGCATCTCGGGCTGCGACAGAAAATGACTAAACTAATCCTATAAATACATAACTTGATAATACATGTTAAAAGCTATGTAGTTTAAagctatttgttttcttcattttggaCTATATTggaaataacttttaaagaacctgaaaagaaaaaggacattTTCAGAATAACAGATACAATTGGAAATCATTGTTTTAGGTGAAATCAGCtggactcaaaaagaaaaatccctGATTTTGTGTTATATACAGATACAGATTTAAAAATTATAGGGGCGGACTAGCCCACGCAGGCTCATACCCCTCGCTGGGTCTCGGACCTGCCCTCGCTCACTCTCACCAGCCCGCCATCCCTAAGGGAGGCACCTGTTTCTGGTGGCACAGCTCCTGGTGGCACAGAGCACACGGCCCGGGTGGGGTGGCgcagaaagcagcagcagcaggaggaagagaggagcagGTCCGAGGAGCAGAAGCTTTGCAGCGCACCTGTGGTGAGCATCGCTagcaagaggagaaggcaagGATAGGCCCAGGAGTAATGGCGTCCAAAGTCAAACAAGTCATACTGGATCTCACTGTggagaaagacaaaaaagacaaaaaaggtgAGAAGACCTCCAAACCAAGTAAAGAAGAATCCCACCATCTGGAAGAGGTTGAAAACAAAAAGCCTGGGGGAAATGTCAGAAGGAAAGTCAGGCGACTTGTGCCTAACTTTCTATGGGCCATACCTAATAGACATGTTGATCACAATGAAGGGGAAGAGGATGTTGGGAGATTTGTAGGGCAGGGGACGACGGAAGtcaagagaaagagtaaggagcaGCAGATGAGGCCTTACAGGCGTTTCCAAACACCTGAACCTGACAATCATTACGACTTTTGCCTCATACCTTGAAATCTAAAATTTTTTTCTGGGTTCATAAAATGGCTACTGTCTTACAGGCTTGTATCTAGTGgggtatttttttctgtaaacctTTGGTGTTTCCACTTAACGGTTTCTACATAAACATTGTTTAATTGTTGTATTTAATTCTAAACATTCCTATCAGCATGGCAATTTAACCCattttagaaaaagattttttttcataacttGAAATTAATAAAGCAATttaaaaggtatatatatatatatatatatatatatatatatatatatatatatatggtatgggCTGGATAGCGGCTCAGCAATtgaaagcactgactgctttcccagaggtcctgagttcaaatcttagcaactatctgtaatgggatcctatgcccttttctgatgtgtctgagaacagggacagtgtactcacataaaataaaaacaaaacctttaaaatTATAGACCTgtatctgtgttgtgtgtgtgtgtgcatgtgcatgtgtgtgcattcatgtgcatgagagtggggtaagagagagagggggagagagaggagagagaggaggtaagATGGGGGAAGACATCTTAAGAGAGGTGGGATATAACAAAGCAGAATACATGTAATaagaaggaagaagcaaaggttgatatggagaaggaagaaagcagatGAGCCACAAGTCAGGAGAGAGCATAAAGTCAGGCAAAGGAATAAATGAAAACCAAGTATAATAACACACCTGCATTAAGCTATTATGACCAAGCCCATTTCTTTGAAtactaatataaaaaataatttaaaataatatctataCCATCTAAAACCACTTATCTGCTTGGTAGAACCTGTGAGCCTCTGTCATCTTTCTTAACTATCAAACCAGCTAACAATGTGAACCCCTCAGAATTCTTGGGAGGTAACAACAGCATTCCAAGAAGGCCCTGAGATGACAGAGGATCCTAAGGGCTCAGAAAATCAGAGTGCAGACAAATGCTGTGTCTGttggtttgttcttttgtttcttgatATTGTCTTGTAACTAGAAGCCATGTGAAAGTTACTTTGTCTGTTTAGGGGGAAAGACTAACactgaaataattttagaagCCACCTCCAGTCAACTTTAACTTTTGCCTCTTCATTCATATCCACCCCCATATCAAGGAAACACAATTTCTGAGGTCTTGCCAAATTtgacacaggaaaagaaacagcACAGTTAAGCTGAAGGGGAAAATCTTTGCAGAGGTCCGAGCTCTAAAAGGACAGctgttttatgttaattttatcaGATTTAGCAAAACACACAACCCAATGTATCTCGTCATTCCTTTCTGGAGTTTCAATTGTCTAACTTGGTCCCCAGTGCTTCTGCTTAAATGGAGCATCAAAGCTCATGAGATTATACACATCCTTGTACACCTCTTGTGCTTTATGGGTTTGAGAGGGTGGGGATAGAAATTTCACAAGAAAAGTTTCCCTAGGGTAATTAAGTTTTGGACTTTTAACCTAAAATAAACCAACAATAACAGTGATGCAGTTGCTGTTTTGAAATTAAGAATGTTATCTCATTCAAAATATTCCAAAATGCTAACTGAGTGGAAACAGTCATAAATAGAAACTACTCTCCTGGAACACTCTAgctttcccattctctctctctctctctctctctctctctctctctctctctctctctccttattctccctttccctctcactTCCTTAGTGactatttctctattttcttcttaatCTGAAATGCCCTCTACTGACATTGTTTAAAGGATCTGCTGGCTTCACCATTACACAGATGGGTGACTACATCCAAACTCCAGAAAAGGAAAGGATATTATAATggataaacaataaaaacattaaatttggAGAAGAATTACTCCAACATTGTAACCAATAACTTTTATAAATACTTCCTTCATTGCTTTGTAGCTCACcatgcaaaaaataaaacaaaacaaaaaacaaaacaaaaaataaaaaaactcaatAATTATTCCCAGTGGTTTTACATGACACCACCAAAGAGTTGACATTTCTCAGTCTCTAAGAACTTGGAAAAGATGGAACAACAGATTTTAATAGAGTTGTATGAAACTTTCACTTAAAAGAAAACTCATACAATACATACTCCGTGTAACAAAGAGTAAACCAACAACCAATATCCAACACTGTGCCATAGACTCAGCAAatagatgtttatttttataacagaaCTCAGAAGGTGGGCATCGACCCTTAGTTCAGCAACTCATCAGTCCAGGAATTCTGATGCTTAGTTGCTCCTTTTTTGactcaagaaagagaagagaagccacaCCTCTCTTCATTGGGAAAATGCAGTCTTTAAGAGAGCTGCACCTGTACTCCACAGAGATCTCATACTTGTAGTTCCAATCAGCCCCTACCTACATCAGGGGAGATTTTGGTGAGGGACACACTTGGCTCTCCGAGTACCTGGAGTGAAGTCAAGCTCTGGGGCTCAGTGGTGCGTTGGCTGACTCATAGTCAGCTCATATATgaacatcaggagagaggaacaTCTGACTCATCTCACCCTTCAACTTGGTTGAGCTCACTGGAGAGTCCCCTGGCCTCTGTTTGGCTGGTGGGAGCTTAGAAGACTACAATGTCTATGTTTGTTTGTGGAACAGTTCTTTGTGACCTGCATCTTAAGAGCAATGAACAATTCTGGCTAATCTTCATCCTTAATGCTTGACATCATGTCCTTGGTGGCTTCCTGTCTCATAGCAAGATGGCATCCCTGAGCTAAGATACTTATGGTCTTTTCTTAACCCAAGGCACATGTGCTATTAACATTCTCCATTAACATCTGTGGTTGTGTGAAGCttacttctcctttcctttcctttcctttcctttcctttcctttcctttcctttcctttcctttcctttcctctcctctcctctcctctcctctcctctcctctcctctcctctcctctcctctcctctcctcccctcccctcccctcccctcccctcccctcccctcccctccccttccctttccttttctctcctctcctaatGGTGACAGAGTATCTGTGGTTATTAGTTCCTCCAAGAGAACAGGCTATGGAAAGTTTGCAGCTCTTTCCATGAAGTCTATTGCTACACACAAAATATTCTCAAGTACGTGTGAACAGCCATGCAAGCTATGTGCCGGATCCGGCCAGAATAATATCAAGTGAATGGATACAGGCAGACGCAGAAGGCTAGCTTGTCTCAGTGCAACTCATGAGCTGACATGCTTGCTAGCAGGTTATTTTATGAGCCCTGCAGTATATCATGTGTCATCTGCTATTCTGGGTGTCTTCAGAGTAGAGGTGATAGTCTCTGCCTCCAACACTCTCATAATATTTTCAAGTTACTATCAACCACTGGAGATGTTTCCTATCTGTAGTGAAGCTAAATAACTGTAAAAATAGCTCATGTGACAGCTATTATAGAGGGATGAAAAATAGCAAAGCAATTTAGTCAATAGTAAAAACTATTATCTAAGTTTCCACTCCTGGGAAATAGATGATACCACTGATCCATATTTGAGGTTAAGGCTTTAATGATGGAAGACAGCATTATTTTCCTCAAACCAGTGATGTATTTGATGAGTCAAAAGAAAGATGCAGACAGAATGTCCTTTATTTTTCCATGTGTTTATGAATGATGGAAAATCAGCTGAAACATGTCTTTGGAAGAAAAATTAATTCACAATTCTTTATCTTtgcttttcttgatttcttgacATATATAGATAATGAGAGTACCAAAGAGTTGGACTTAAGAGTTACAGAttaatgaaaataactttttgtAAAACATTAGCACCTTCCAACAGACAATGCTACATCATTCTTAATTCACTGGATGGCATTTATGTCCAGCAACTAATTGCATCTATGTTTTAAAATCAAGGAGATAAAGGGTCAAGTCTTGCATGGTCACCATAAAGCAGTGCTGGGACCCTCGGGGTGGTGAATTCCAAATCCTAACTCTGGTTTTTTACAGACTGTGCTTGAAAATGTCAAAGCTCCCATGAGCAGGTGCCACCTGCCTTTCTCAATAAATGACAAGTCTACTTTGGCAAGACCTGGGCAGCTCAAATCAAGTCAATCTGGGACTCCATGACTTGCATACAGAGCCAGAATTTGCTGTTTCTGTAATAGGGCATGAGGTAAAGCCAAAAAGCACAAAAATATTTCCTTGTCCAGTCTCTGCCACAGGGCGAATGTCACCATGAGATGCCTGTAGGCTCCTCTAAGGTGTTCCACAGCATTCCCATGGGTATTGTTGGGAGGACTGGGACAGTAAGTTACCAGCAGCACATCAGGGCTAACCTTGGGCCATCTCATGGGGGAAAGGCTCTGGAAAGCCTAATGGTAGGGATAAGACACCTATGCCTACAGCTATTCATTCCTGCTGCTTGCCTCCCTGGCCCCAGCAGACTCTTCAGCTGCAGCCTGGCCAAGCAATTCTCCAGTATCTCAGTAGTGCCAATCTCCGCCCAACCTGAGAGGACACTAAGGTACTGTCAAGAGTTCCCCTGAACTTCAGGGAAGTGATGTATGAGAATTCTCCTCAACATGTAGCACCCTATGCAACTGTCAGATACAGCAATGCATGGAACTGATGAGTTAATATTGAATTTTAATGCATTAGGCTTAGTAAACATGACTGTAAGGTAGAATTTATTGTTTTGGGTATATTCCTGCAGCATttagataaacattttaaagtgatATCATTCCTCGAAAACACAAATGGCAACCTGCAAATAATATTCTAAAGCCATAAATGTTATGAACATAGAGTCATCCAAAGGAAACACATAtatatctttttgtttctttgcttgtttgcaGTGCTGGACTTCAAATCCAGGGCCCCACACATACAAGCTAAATAAATcaattcctcctcccctccccctcatacTCCCCCtcccttctatcttttcttcctttcttttttctttctttttcaaacacctttcctctttctttcctttcccctatCCCTTTTGTAAAATAAGAGAACACAATtatatctctttctttctataagaaaaaaaacataatccAGGAGGCAACTATCCAAAGCCAGCTTTCTCAGTTGACTTGGCAACAGAGATGGACTTTTATGGCTTTAAAATGATCTTGCCCAGTTCTAATTGTAAGTTGCCTTTGAGCTTTGTCTTTTTAAACTCCTATTTGCCAATGAGGACAGCATCAGAACCTGTATGTCCCACTTGCTCACGGTGTCACTGTCCCTGCTAGCTGGGTTCTCCATAGGgctgtgggaggtgggaggtgggaggtgggaggtgaagTGGTATTCTTCAATGCCAAGCCCAGCCTTTCCCAGGCAGCAGAGACCCCGGGTCCAGTGTTAGAAACACCTTGCCTTTTCAGCCAGATGGAAAACCTTCCTTTCAAACCTGCAGGAAGCTGCAGGAAGACGCATGAGAACTGAGGTGCACTCTTTGGggttttgtcctcctctctctacctcccctgGCCAACCAGGTCTGTGTGACTAGTACTCTGTGATGGCAATGAGCCAGAGTCTGCTATCAGTTTGCCTCTAAGAAGATAACTGGCTTTGTTTGCCTTGAAATTTTGCCTCAGCGCTGGAAGGGACCGGGAGGTGGGGAAGTCATCCTTGAAAGCCTCTAGAGGACCAAGTCCTAGCAGAGCGGGCTCCTGAGCCTTCACCAATGCTTGCCGGAAACACAAGGCATGAAGCTCAAGCTCCTCTGCCTCCACCCCTAAATTCCCACCAGCTAGTAGCATGCACATACAAAATCCCTCTCAGGGATTAGAATTAAGAGTAAAAGAAAGAGCAATCTGATCCTTCCTGTCATTCTTGATGTGAAACCTCCGGAATCACAGTTTAGCAAAAGTTcaaacagagaaaagggaaagacaaCTCCAGGAATTCCTTCAGTATATTGTAGATTTGATTGCTGAAAGTCCCAGAACATGTTTTCTTTGCTGACAGGCATTGCCAAATTTCCTATTTATTCAGACTACAGCTCAAAGCCGATTTTAATGGCACTAGGTTTATCCTTTTCATTGTTTCATGACCTTCTGTGATCTAAAGCAGTGCAGTGGGAAACTTCTGATTACAGCTCACTTTAAAAGCATTACATTTAGGATAAATTATACTCTCAttcaatattcatttatttaaaagataatgcAGTATCATACATGAGCAAAGCTGTGATGAGAAAGGTCACGTGAGAGGCTGGGGAAGGACCCTAGTGTAGAGCAAGGGCTTGTCTAGCATTCTGGAGACCTTGGGCTCCACCACTAGACATGCGTGCTATTGCAAGAGCAACTTAGGAGTTAATAATCAGGGTGTCAACCTCCAACAAGGATAAGAGCTAAAACTCTGCTGACCGGAAATGACTTACTGGTGGCTCATTAAATCAACCCAGAGAATCATAAccatgaattttatttaaataaaatgaatataatataacaaaatatatttttttcaatcaaAGTAATTTTATCACATTTCAAAGTTAATGTGGATCAAATTAAAGCTATggtcattttataaaatactattcTAGAGAGATTTATaactgttttttatattttaaaacaatctatTTTAAGACCCACTTAAAATTGAAAATggcatttttaaattacttcacATTGAATGTGTTTGCATCATTAAGAGTAAGCActgaaatatatgtatgtgtgtgtgttcgttgtAACTGGAATGTATAAAATTAACTGAGGCATTGTGAATAATCattatataacattaaatatgtaCAACCTCAGCTTAGTCATGATTAAATCTTAATATAAGGCAGAGGATGAAGAGAGCAAGTCACTGTTTTCATTTAGAAAGGTGCCAACAACATACACAATTTATTTACACAGTATATATTGTACATATGATAAAACAAGAGGTGAATGAATGACAGGTATAACATTTGAGTTTACAGTCActaggagagatggagaggaggtgactcaaggaaggaaacagaatctGAAACACGGGGAACTCCAGCTCATCAGCCCATTGTGGGGAGATAACCACATTTCGTTGACTATTTGCTAAAATGCACATGCACTTTATTTATGGTCTTTAAAATGGGAAAGGCACATTTATCATGATGTTAAAATCTGTGCTGTGACATTTCCCGAATCAGTCATCGTCTTTTTGACTCATATTGCTCATCTCAACAATGTCACAAATTAACTCCTTAATAAGTTAAAATACCACTCTCTTTGATCTGCAGGCTATATTTCagatgtttcttttatgtttcttgtATAATTGATGACTTGATACTGAGATCACTGCTTCCAGACCTAAGTGAAATACAATACACAGTGAGGTCATAACACTCTACATAAGAATCCATTCCCGGCTTCAGCAGTTATAATAAACACGCTCAGTTTTGTCTGCAACACATGAAGAAGCTCTTTACAAGTTTACTTTATGCTCCTTCTTTTGACACGGCCCCTTACCACCCATGATCATAGCAGGGTGGGCAGAACCCTCGGGGGTCCTGCAGCTCCCCACAGCATAGTTGAAAGGACACACTTAAGAATATATGTCAGCACAGTTTTATAAttagaatatacatttttttcttaaaagactaAAAACAATACTTAAAAGAGTGTGAGCATTGTCACGTAAAAATCTTATGCGTGCTCTTCCTTGGCTGCTGGTCATTAGTCCCACCTCAGTTGTCATGTCTCTCCTTCAGAACAGACATGTGTACACAGCCAGTCTAAAGTAATAAGATTTGTGACTGTGTCCTAAGAATATGGATGATGCATTAAAATATTGTAC
It contains:
- the LOC143438405 gene encoding protein BEX4-like, whose protein sequence is MASKVKQVILDLTVEKDKKDKKGEKTSKPSKEESHHLEEVENKKPGGNVRRKVRRLVPNFLWAIPNRHVDHNEGEEDVGRFVGQGTTEVKRKSKEQQMRPYRRFQTPEPDNHYDFCLIP